Below is a window of Aeromonas veronii DNA.
CGCCAGCGTCGTTCACCTGCTCAAACCAAGCCCTATCAATGTAACCTGCGTCAGCCAGCAGCAGGCAGTTGGTCAGCGTGTGGGCTTCAGGCAGAAATTGCCGTTCCCCTGCGGTATCGGCAGACACACTCATGCACAACGGGCTCTGCTCCGACAGCGACATGGTCATATGGCACTCGATAGCTGCCGGACTGATGGTCCTGAACCGGCCGGGAAAATCAGCAGCAAGGCGCCGATGCACCGCAAAGGAGGTGCCATCGTGCAGTAACACCTGTTTGAACGCGCCGAGGGAAGCCGCTTTGAGTTGATGGTCGATACGCAAGGCGATCGCCCGTTCGACCAGAGCTTTCATAAACAGGGGAAAGCTCTCTTTGCGCAGCTGATTGTGAAACGGTTTGTAGGAAACCTGATGGGTGTTCACCAGTTGCAAGGCATTGAAATGGCGGTGTAAACCGGCAATGTCATTGACCTGATCGCCGCCCATGGCCCGCAGCAGTGCAGGGACGAGCGTGGCGGGTGTAATAGCGCGCTGGCGCAGGCAAAACTTGCATAGCCGAGCAATGCGCTCGAGTACGGCGGGAGCGAGGAGTTGCTCCAGATAGTGATTAGCATTGATAATGGTCATAGGCTTCGCGCGTGTTGATTTTGTTTGGCGATAAAATCAGATCACAAACGAAGCCTTTTTTATATCTATTTCAATTGGTTGCCGCTAAAGATCCTGTATATGAGGGTCGCTTAGCTGCGTAATCGGATCTGAGTGCTGCCATCGTGCGGATAGGTAGAAATGACAAGGGAGGCCTAAGCCTCCCTTGTTGTATCTGACATGCAGTTGTTAGCGGTTACTCGCTGGCATAACCCGCGGGGCCCAGCAGGGCGCCATCCAGTTGCACGGCGCTATCCACCATCTGCAGCCTGCCTTCGCAGAACCAGCGCACCACCAACGGGTAGATGCTGTGCTCCTGCGCCTGTACCCGTGCCGCTACCTCATCCGCCGTATCCCCTTCAAAGATGGGCACGCGGGCCTGCAGGATCACCGGCCCACCGTCCAGCTCTTCGGTGACGAAGTGGACGCTCGCACCGTGCTCGCGCTCCCCATCGTCGATAGCGCGCTGGTGGGTGTGCAAGCCCTGATACTTGGGCAGCAGGGAGGGGTGGATATTGATCATTCTGCCGGCGAAATGGCGCACCAGATCGCCGCTCAATATCCGCATAAACCCGGCCAGCACCACCAGATCCGGCTGATAGTCTGCCATCAGCGCCAGCAGGGCAGCGTCATACTCCTCCCGGCTGGCAAACTGCTGCTGGGCCAGAATGGAGGTCGCCACACCCGCCTCTTTGGCACGAACCAGACCATAGGCATCGGCCTTGTTGCTGATGACACCGACCACTTCCCCTGCAATCTTGCCGCTGGTGCAGTGGTCGAGGATCGCCTGCAGATTGCTGCCGCTGCCGGAGATGAGCACCAGGATGCGTTTCATAGAGGAGGTCATTTAATGACGACCTGCTCCTCACCATCGGCGGCCTTGGCGATATGACCGATGTGCCATGCGTTCTCGCCTTGTGCCTTGAGCAGGGTCAGCGCCTTCTCCAGCTGGTTGGCGGGCAGGGCGATGATCATGCCGACACCGCAGTTGAAGGTGCGATACATCTCGTGACGGGTGACGTTGCCAGCCTGCTGCAGCCAGCTGAACACTGCCGGCCACTGCCAGCTCTGCTCATCGATCACCGCTTGAGTGTTGGCAGGCAGTACGCGCGGGATGTTCTCCCAGAAGCCGCCGCCGGTGATGTGGGAGAGGGCGTGGATCTCGCACTCCTTGATGAGTTTGAGCACAGGTTTCACATAGATGCGGGTCGGCTCCAGCAGAGCGTTGGCCAGGGTGGTGTCACCCAGCGGCTGATGCACGTCGGCTTTGGAGACTTCCAGAATTTTACGGATCAGGGAGAAGCCGTTGGAGTGAGGGCCGCTGGCGGCCAAGGCGATCAGGGCATCCCCTTCACCGACCTTGCTGCCGTCGATGATGTCGCTCTTCTCCACCACACCGACGCAGAAACCGGCGATGTCGTAGTCTTCCCCTTCATACATACCCGGCATCTCGGCGGTCTCGCCGCCCACCAGGGCACAGCCTGACTGCTCGCAACCGGCACCGATCCCGGTGACCACCGCGGCCGCGGTGTCCACGTCCAGCTTGCCGGTCGCATAGTAGTCGAGGAAGAACAGCGGTTCGGCGCCCTGTACGATCAGGTCATTGACGCACATGGCCACCAGATCGATGCCCACGGTGTCGTGCTTCTTCAGGTCGATGGCCAGCCGCAGCTTGGTGCCCACACCATCGGTACCGGAGACCAGTACCGGCTCCTTGTAGCCCGCAGGGATTTGACACAAGGCCCCAAAGCCGCCAAGACCACCAAGGACTTCAGGACGACGAGTGCGCTTTGACACGCCCTTGATACGTTCAACCAGTGCATTGCCGGCATCGATATCTACGCCAGCATCCTTGTAGCTCAGTGAGGTTTTGTCAGTCACGAGTATTCCCCGTCATATAAAGAAGTGGAGGGTAAAATTCGGGGCGTATTCTAACAGTGGCGGTGAAAAACCAGAAAGGAAATCGTTTGCGCGTTTTTGCGCGGAAATGCTCTACAAGCGGTGGCTTTTGTTGTATGATTCCGCGATTTTTTTTGCGGCAGGTTAGAGGAGATAATAATGAAAGTCGTTGAAGTCAAACACCCCCTGGTCAAACACAAGATCGGTCTGATGCGTGAAGGCGATATCAGCACCAAGCGTTTCCGTGAACTGGCCAAAGAAGTGGGCAGTTTGTTGACCTATGAAGCGACCTCTGACTTCGAAACCGAGAAGGTTACCATCGATGGCTGGAATGGGCCAGTAGAAGTTGACCAGATCAAGGGCAAGAAGGTCACCGTCGTACCTATCCTGCGTGCCGGCCTTGGCATGATGGATGGCGTGCTGGAGCACATGCCGAGCGCCCGCGTCAGCGTGGTCGGTATCTACCGTGACGAAGAGACCCTGCAACCGGTTCCCTATTTCGAGAAGATCGTCAGCAACATCGAAGAGCGTCTGGCGCTGGTCATCGATCCTATGCTGGCCACCGGTGGCTCCATGATTGCCACCATCGATCTGCTGAAGAAGAAAGGCTGCCAATCCATCAAGGTGCTGGTACTGGTTGCCGCGCCGGAAGGGCTCAAGGCGCTGGAAGCCGCTCACCCTGATGTAGAGCTCTACTGCGCCTCCATCGACCAAGGCCTGAACGAGAAGGGCTACATCGTGCCGGGTCTGGGCGATGCGGGCGACAAGATCTTCGGTACCAAGTAATAAGTTGATGCCTTGACCTGCTTCCCATGTGGAAGGGGGATCGGAGCCGGCGCATCGCCGGCTCTGCTGTTTGTGGCCGCTTGTGCCAGCCTTGCCGTAGGGCGCGCCTTGCCGCTACCATAAGCACACTCTCCCATTTCGAGACTCTATTCATGTTCAAACGTGTTATGACGGCCCTCTGCTGCGGTTTGTCATTCATGGCCTCGGCCGCTCAGGTGACCGACCTTTATCAGGGCAAGGCTCCGACCAATGGTGACATGGTGGCCGCTCAAGGGATGGCGCTGGGTCAGGTGCTGATCAAGGTGACCGGCAAGCGCGACATCCTCACCCAGCCGGTGGTGGTCAAGGCGCTGGCGGCACCGGGCGACTATGTCAAAAGCTATGGCTATCAGGATCAGGACTCGGTCAAGTATCTGAAAGCCGAGTTCAAGAGTGACAAGGTCAACCACCTGGTCTCCGAGAGCCAGTTTGCCCTGCTTGGCCCGGCGCGTCCCCAGATGGCCGTCTGGCTGGTGGTGGATCAGGGTGATCGTCACCTGCTGGCGGATCAATCCAGCGATGGCTGGGCGTACGCTTTGCGCGATCAGGCCCAGACGCTGGGGCTGCCGATCAGTATTCCGTTGATGGATCTCGATGACAACATGGCGGTCAGTGCCACCGACGTCTGGGGACGGTTTGCCGATCCGATTTTGCAGGCGAGCCAGCGCTATGGCGCCGAGATGGTGGTGTTGGGCAAGCTGACACCGGAAGGTGACAAGTGGAGCATCGACTGGGGACTCTATGGCCCCAAAGCGGCTGGAGAAGTGACCGAACTGACTCGTGGCAACAGCACGGGCACTCAGGCTGAAGTGGCGCAAGGATTTGCCGATACCTTGGCGGCCTGGCTGGTGAAAAACTACGGTGCCCGCATCTCGGGCCCGGCAACCAGCCAGACCCTGGTGGTGGATGGCCTCTCTGAAGTGGACAGCATGATCGCC
It encodes the following:
- a CDS encoding DUF2066 domain-containing protein codes for the protein MFKRVMTALCCGLSFMASAAQVTDLYQGKAPTNGDMVAAQGMALGQVLIKVTGKRDILTQPVVVKALAAPGDYVKSYGYQDQDSVKYLKAEFKSDKVNHLVSESQFALLGPARPQMAVWLVVDQGDRHLLADQSSDGWAYALRDQAQTLGLPISIPLMDLDDNMAVSATDVWGRFADPILQASQRYGAEMVVLGKLTPEGDKWSIDWGLYGPKAAGEVTELTRGNSTGTQAEVAQGFADTLAAWLVKNYGARISGPATSQTLVVDGLSEVDSMIAVQKMLQGMANVSKVAIGKLEGEQVTFNFTLQGELAELVRALRLESRLHKVDDNGSGLRYQWSQP
- the upp gene encoding uracil phosphoribosyltransferase; protein product: MKVVEVKHPLVKHKIGLMREGDISTKRFRELAKEVGSLLTYEATSDFETEKVTIDGWNGPVEVDQIKGKKVTVVPILRAGLGMMDGVLEHMPSARVSVVGIYRDEETLQPVPYFEKIVSNIEERLALVIDPMLATGGSMIATIDLLKKKGCQSIKVLVLVAAPEGLKALEAAHPDVELYCASIDQGLNEKGYIVPGLGDAGDKIFGTK
- the purM gene encoding phosphoribosylformylglycinamidine cyclo-ligase: MTDKTSLSYKDAGVDIDAGNALVERIKGVSKRTRRPEVLGGLGGFGALCQIPAGYKEPVLVSGTDGVGTKLRLAIDLKKHDTVGIDLVAMCVNDLIVQGAEPLFFLDYYATGKLDVDTAAAVVTGIGAGCEQSGCALVGGETAEMPGMYEGEDYDIAGFCVGVVEKSDIIDGSKVGEGDALIALAASGPHSNGFSLIRKILEVSKADVHQPLGDTTLANALLEPTRIYVKPVLKLIKECEIHALSHITGGGFWENIPRVLPANTQAVIDEQSWQWPAVFSWLQQAGNVTRHEMYRTFNCGVGMIIALPANQLEKALTLLKAQGENAWHIGHIAKAADGEEQVVIK
- the purN gene encoding phosphoribosylglycinamide formyltransferase; translated protein: MKRILVLISGSGSNLQAILDHCTSGKIAGEVVGVISNKADAYGLVRAKEAGVATSILAQQQFASREEYDAALLALMADYQPDLVVLAGFMRILSGDLVRHFAGRMINIHPSLLPKYQGLHTHQRAIDDGEREHGASVHFVTEELDGGPVILQARVPIFEGDTADEVAARVQAQEHSIYPLVVRWFCEGRLQMVDSAVQLDGALLGPAGYASE